From a single Pseudalkalibacillus hwajinpoensis genomic region:
- a CDS encoding LLM class flavin-dependent oxidoreductase, whose product MKLSILDQSPLFLNHSAADALEASKELAMLADQLGYTRYWVTEHHNLTNLACPAPEVLLGFIGTHTKRIRLGAGAILLPHYQPYKVAEVFHTLATLFPGRIDLGLGRAPGGSAVATTALSPRFLEEVWNMPEKVDELLGFLSNSFPTDHLYRNLRAAPIPDTAPEPWLLGTSLKSARLAAEKGLSYAFGYFMSDKDDHEIFETYRKAYTGKNSRTILAVSVTCSETEVLANELAHWSQVASDYHGKGAKTLLTIEEARKVSIEDKQPSKLISGTKEEVKEKLKQLQADYHPDELMVTTITPNREDRLTSFRLLGEAFLQD is encoded by the coding sequence ATGAAGCTAAGTATTCTCGATCAATCACCACTATTTCTAAATCATTCAGCAGCAGATGCCCTCGAAGCATCAAAAGAGCTTGCGATGCTAGCTGATCAGCTTGGCTATACACGGTACTGGGTAACAGAACATCATAATCTTACTAATCTGGCATGTCCCGCTCCTGAAGTTCTATTAGGGTTTATAGGCACCCACACCAAACGAATCCGCCTTGGTGCAGGAGCTATTTTGCTGCCACATTATCAACCCTATAAAGTAGCTGAAGTCTTCCATACACTCGCCACGCTCTTTCCAGGCCGTATTGACCTTGGCCTGGGGAGAGCACCTGGAGGGTCCGCCGTAGCGACAACAGCCCTTTCGCCACGTTTTCTTGAAGAGGTATGGAACATGCCAGAGAAAGTAGACGAACTGCTTGGCTTTCTATCAAATAGTTTTCCTACTGATCATCTATACCGAAACCTTCGTGCTGCACCGATCCCTGATACGGCACCTGAACCCTGGTTGCTCGGTACAAGTCTCAAAAGCGCAAGACTAGCTGCTGAGAAAGGCCTGTCATACGCTTTTGGTTACTTTATGAGTGATAAAGATGATCATGAGATCTTCGAAACATATAGAAAAGCCTATACGGGTAAGAATTCCAGAACCATTCTTGCAGTATCGGTTACTTGCAGTGAAACAGAAGTACTCGCAAATGAACTCGCCCACTGGTCACAAGTTGCAAGTGATTATCATGGAAAAGGAGCGAAAACACTTCTAACAATAGAAGAAGCAAGAAAAGTTTCTATAGAAGACAAGCAGCCCTCTAAATTGATTTCCGGTACGAAAGAAGAAGTTAAAGAGAAGCTCAAGCAGCTACAGGCTGACTATCACCCTGACGAACTTATGGTAACGACCATCACACCCAATCGCGAGGATCGCTTGACATCATTTCGACTGCTTGGTGAAGCTTTTCTTCAAGACTAG